Proteins encoded in a region of the Pseudomonas shahriarae genome:
- a CDS encoding LysE/ArgO family amino acid transporter, with translation MWQSYVNGLLVALGLIMAIGTQNAFVLAQSLRREHHLPVAALCVVCDALLVAAGVFGLATVLAHNPLLLAIARWGGAAFLLWYGALALRRACSRQSLGQGESQKVRSLRAVMLSALAVTLLNPHVYLDTVLLIGSLGAQQTEPGAYVAGAASASFLWFSALALGAAWLAPWLARPATWRLLDLLVAVMMFSVAYQLIST, from the coding sequence ATGTGGCAAAGTTATGTGAACGGCTTGCTGGTGGCCCTCGGGCTGATCATGGCTATCGGTACGCAAAACGCGTTTGTGCTGGCGCAGAGCCTGCGTCGCGAACATCACCTGCCAGTGGCGGCCTTGTGCGTGGTGTGTGATGCGCTGCTGGTGGCCGCCGGGGTGTTTGGCCTCGCGACGGTGCTGGCGCACAACCCGTTATTGCTGGCGATTGCCCGCTGGGGCGGCGCGGCTTTCCTGCTGTGGTATGGCGCCCTGGCCTTGCGCCGCGCCTGTTCGCGGCAAAGCCTGGGGCAAGGCGAGAGCCAGAAGGTGCGCTCATTGCGCGCGGTGATGCTCAGCGCCCTGGCCGTAACCCTGCTCAACCCTCATGTGTACCTGGACACGGTGTTACTGATCGGTTCCCTGGGCGCCCAGCAAACCGAGCCGGGCGCTTATGTCGCAGGCGCCGCCAGTGCGTCGTTCCTCTGGTTTTCCGCCCTGGCCCTGGGCGCGGCGTGGCTGGCCCCGTGGCTCGCGCGCCCGGCGACCTGGCGCCTGCTGGACCTTTTGGTGGCGGTGATGATGTTCAGCGTGGCCTATCAATTGATCAGCACCTGA
- a CDS encoding superoxide dismutase, which translates to MAFELPPLPYAHDALQPHISKETLEYHHDKHHNTYVVNLNNLVPGTEFEGKTLEEIVKSSSGGIFNNAAQVWNHTFYWNCLAPNAGGQPTGALAEAINAAFGSFDKFKEEFTKTSVGTFGSGWGWLVKKADGSLALASTIGAGNPLTSGDTPLLTCDVWEHAYYIDYRNVRPKYVEAFWNLVNWKFVAEQFEGKTFTA; encoded by the coding sequence ATGGCTTTCGAATTGCCGCCGCTGCCCTACGCACACGATGCCCTGCAGCCGCACATCTCCAAGGAAACCCTGGAGTATCACCACGACAAGCACCACAACACCTATGTCGTGAACCTGAACAACCTGGTGCCTGGCACCGAGTTCGAAGGCAAGACCCTGGAAGAGATCGTCAAATCCTCTTCGGGTGGCATCTTCAACAACGCCGCCCAGGTCTGGAACCACACTTTCTACTGGAACTGCCTGGCGCCAAACGCCGGCGGCCAACCGACTGGCGCACTGGCCGAGGCGATCAACGCCGCTTTCGGTTCGTTCGACAAGTTCAAGGAAGAGTTCACCAAGACTTCGGTCGGCACCTTCGGTTCCGGTTGGGGCTGGCTGGTGAAAAAGGCTGACGGTTCCCTGGCCCTGGCCAGCACCATCGGCGCCGGCAACCCGCTGACCAGCGGCGATACCCCGCTGCTGACCTGCGACGTCTGGGAACACGCCTACTACATCGACTACCGTAACGTGCGTCCAAAGTATGTGGAAGCGTTCTGGAACCTGGTCAACTGGAAGTTCGTTGCCGAGCAGTTCGAAGGCAAAACCTTCACTGCGTAA
- a CDS encoding TrkH family potassium uptake protein, producing the protein MAMPTLRIIGFIIGIFLITLAVAMVVPMATLIFFERTSDLPSFLWASMITFIAGLALVIPGRPKQVQLRPRDMYLLTVSSWVVVCIFAALPFLLTQHISYTDSFFESMSGITATGATVLSGLDTMSPGILMWRSMLHWLGGIGFIGMAVAILPLLRIGGMRLFQTESSDRSEKVMPRSHMVARLIVAAYVGITILGSLGFWWAGMGLFDAINHAMSAISTGGFSTSDESLAHWKQPAVHWVAIVVMIMGSLPFALYVATLRGNRKALIKDQQVQGLLAMLLVTWVVLGTWYWWTTNLHWLDALRHVALNVTSVVTTTGFALGDYSLWGNFSLMLFFYLGFVGGCSGSTAGGIKIFRFQVAYILLKANLNQLIHPRAVIKQKYNGHRLDEEIVRSILTFSFFFAITICMIALALSLLGVDWMTALTGAASTVSGVGPGLGETIGPAGNFATLPDAAKWILSLGMLLGRLEIITVLVLCIPAFWRH; encoded by the coding sequence ATGGCAATGCCGACCCTGCGGATCATTGGTTTCATCATCGGCATCTTCCTGATTACCCTCGCGGTCGCCATGGTCGTGCCCATGGCCACCCTGATATTTTTCGAGCGCACCAGCGACCTGCCGTCCTTTCTCTGGGCCAGCATGATCACTTTTATCGCCGGCCTGGCCCTGGTGATTCCCGGGCGCCCGAAGCAGGTGCAACTGCGCCCCCGGGACATGTACCTGCTGACGGTCAGCAGTTGGGTGGTGGTGTGCATCTTTGCCGCGCTGCCGTTTTTGCTGACCCAACACATCAGCTATACCGACTCGTTCTTTGAAAGCATGTCCGGCATCACCGCCACCGGCGCCACCGTGCTCAGCGGCCTGGACACCATGTCGCCGGGCATCCTGATGTGGCGCTCGATGCTGCACTGGCTCGGCGGCATCGGTTTTATCGGCATGGCGGTGGCGATCCTGCCGCTGCTGCGCATCGGGGGCATGCGCCTGTTCCAGACCGAATCCTCGGACCGCTCCGAGAAGGTCATGCCGCGCTCCCATATGGTGGCGCGCCTGATTGTGGCGGCCTATGTGGGGATTACCATCCTCGGCAGCCTCGGGTTCTGGTGGGCCGGCATGGGCCTGTTCGACGCGATCAACCACGCGATGTCGGCCATTTCCACCGGTGGGTTCTCCACCTCCGATGAGTCCCTGGCCCACTGGAAACAGCCGGCGGTGCATTGGGTGGCGATCGTGGTGATGATCATGGGCAGCCTGCCGTTTGCCCTGTATGTCGCGACATTGCGTGGCAACCGCAAGGCGCTGATCAAGGACCAGCAAGTACAAGGTTTGCTGGCGATGCTGCTGGTGACCTGGGTGGTGCTCGGCACCTGGTACTGGTGGACCACCAACCTGCACTGGCTGGATGCACTGCGCCATGTCGCGCTGAACGTCACGTCCGTGGTGACCACCACCGGCTTTGCCCTGGGCGATTACAGCCTGTGGGGCAATTTCTCGCTGATGCTGTTCTTCTACCTGGGCTTTGTCGGCGGTTGCTCGGGCTCCACCGCCGGCGGGATCAAGATCTTCCGCTTCCAGGTCGCCTATATCCTGCTCAAGGCCAACTTGAACCAGTTGATTCACCCAAGGGCGGTGATCAAGCAGAAATACAACGGCCATCGCCTCGACGAAGAAATCGTGCGCTCGATCCTGACGTTCTCGTTCTTCTTCGCCATCACCATCTGCATGATTGCCCTGGCCCTGTCGCTGCTGGGCGTGGACTGGATGACCGCCTTGACCGGCGCCGCCAGTACCGTCTCCGGTGTAGGTCCGGGGCTGGGGGAAACCATTGGCCCGGCTGGCAATTTCGCGACCCTGCCGGACGCCGCCAAGTGGATCCTGTCCCTGGGCATGCTGCTGGGCCGGCTGGAGATCATTACGGTGTTGGTGCTGTGCATTCCGGCGTTCTGGCGCCACTGA
- a CDS encoding LysR family transcriptional regulator ArgP — MFDYKLLSALAAVVEQAGFERGAQVLGVSQSAISQRIKLLEARIGQPVLVRATPPTPTEIGRRLLNHVQQVRLLERDLQSQVPALDEEGMPERLRIAINADSLATWWGQAVGDFCAEQHVLLELVVEDQTVGLKRMRAGEVAACVCASERPVAGARSLLLGAMRYRALASPAFIARHFPGEVRADQLARTPALVFGPDDFLQHRYLASLGVDGGFEHHLCPSSEGFIRLAEAGLGWGLVPELQVREQLQRGVLVELLPDKPIDVPLYWHHWRSGGQLLGLLTEHLARATGQLLVPLG, encoded by the coding sequence ATGTTCGACTACAAATTGCTCTCTGCCCTGGCGGCGGTGGTGGAACAGGCCGGCTTCGAACGTGGCGCCCAGGTGCTGGGCGTGTCGCAATCGGCTATTTCCCAGCGCATCAAATTGCTCGAAGCGCGTATCGGCCAGCCAGTACTGGTGCGCGCGACGCCGCCCACCCCCACGGAAATCGGCCGGCGCCTGCTTAACCATGTGCAGCAGGTGCGCCTGCTGGAGCGCGACCTGCAAAGCCAGGTGCCGGCGTTGGACGAGGAGGGCATGCCGGAGCGCCTACGGATTGCCATCAACGCCGACAGCCTGGCCACATGGTGGGGGCAGGCGGTGGGGGATTTTTGCGCCGAACAGCATGTGTTGCTGGAGTTGGTGGTGGAAGACCAGACCGTCGGCCTCAAGCGCATGCGCGCCGGCGAAGTGGCGGCCTGCGTCTGCGCCAGCGAGCGCCCGGTGGCCGGTGCCCGCAGCCTGCTGCTGGGGGCCATGCGCTATCGGGCCCTGGCCAGCCCGGCGTTTATCGCCCGGCACTTTCCCGGCGAGGTGCGCGCCGATCAGTTGGCCCGGACCCCGGCGCTGGTATTTGGCCCGGATGATTTCCTGCAGCATCGCTACCTCGCCTCGCTGGGCGTGGACGGCGGTTTCGAGCACCATTTATGCCCGTCTTCCGAAGGGTTTATCCGCCTGGCCGAGGCCGGCCTGGGCTGGGGGCTGGTGCCGGAGTTACAGGTGCGTGAGCAACTGCAGCGTGGGGTGCTGGTGGAGTTATTGCCAGATAAACCCATTGATGTGCCGTTGTACTGGCATCATTGGCGCAGTGGTGGGCAATTGCTCGGCTTGTTGACCGAGCATCTGGCGCGGGCGACCGGCCAGTTGTTGGTGCCGTTGGGGTGA
- a CDS encoding HD domain-containing protein, with protein MSQQARFTHMQDGTQEDWAIIAADFSAYARQLPGRILAHLRLLEGDFGGFPVDRLTHSLQTASRAWHDGRDEEYVVCALLHDIGDTLGSYNHPDIAAAILKPFVSPQNLWMVEKHGIFQGYYFFHHLGMDRHLREQFGEHPQYEQTIEFCALYDAAAFDPAYATLPLSFFEPKLARVFAQPKNSLYKAAMERQASL; from the coding sequence ATGAGCCAACAGGCCCGCTTTACCCATATGCAGGACGGCACCCAGGAAGACTGGGCAATCATCGCTGCCGACTTCAGTGCCTACGCCCGCCAACTGCCCGGACGGATCCTCGCGCACCTGCGCCTGCTGGAAGGTGACTTCGGCGGTTTCCCGGTGGACCGCCTGACCCATTCCCTGCAAACCGCCAGCCGCGCCTGGCACGATGGCCGCGACGAAGAATATGTGGTCTGCGCGCTGCTCCATGACATCGGCGACACCCTGGGCTCCTACAATCACCCGGACATTGCCGCCGCCATCCTCAAGCCGTTCGTCAGCCCGCAGAACCTGTGGATGGTGGAAAAGCACGGGATTTTCCAGGGCTACTATTTCTTTCATCATCTGGGCATGGATCGCCACCTGCGCGAGCAATTTGGCGAACACCCGCAGTACGAGCAAACCATCGAGTTCTGCGCACTGTATGACGCGGCGGCGTTCGACCCCGCCTATGCCACCCTGCCCCTGAGTTTTTTCGAACCGAAGCTGGCGCGGGTCTTTGCCCAGCCAAAAAACTCGCTCTACAAGGCCGCCATGGAACGCCAGGCCAGCCTGTGA
- a CDS encoding AraC family transcriptional regulator, whose product MNERTTSASWAMGIVKALELDGLDCRALFQQLGLDYRALDDPDARFPQDSMTRLWQRAVELSGNPAIGLNMGKVVRPASFHVAGYALMSSSTLAEGFARLVRYQRIIAESADLSFRLLPEGYALILTVHGDHLPPTRQSAEASLACALALCGWLTGRTLQPRKVLVQGDQPVDLEPYKQAFHAPLVFNAPYDALIFERADMEAPLPTANEAMALLHDRFAGEYLARFSESRVTHKARQVLCRLLPQGEPKREVVAQTLHLSQRTLQRRLQEEGTSFQALLDDTRRELAEQYLAQPSMTLLEIAYLLGFADPSNFFRAFRRWFDATPGEYRARLQATSVSVSGARTPECTAPTP is encoded by the coding sequence ATGAACGAACGAACCACTTCTGCAAGTTGGGCGATGGGGATAGTCAAGGCGCTGGAGCTCGATGGCCTGGATTGCCGTGCCCTGTTCCAACAGCTGGGCCTGGATTACCGCGCCCTGGATGACCCCGATGCGCGTTTCCCCCAGGACTCCATGACCCGGCTCTGGCAGCGCGCGGTTGAGCTGTCGGGCAATCCGGCCATTGGCTTGAATATGGGCAAGGTGGTGCGTCCGGCGTCCTTCCATGTGGCGGGTTATGCCTTGATGTCCAGCAGCACCCTGGCTGAAGGCTTTGCCCGGCTGGTGCGTTACCAGCGAATCATTGCCGAAAGTGCCGACCTGAGTTTCCGCCTGTTACCCGAAGGCTATGCGCTGATCCTTACGGTCCACGGCGACCATCTGCCACCCACCCGGCAAAGCGCCGAGGCTTCACTGGCCTGTGCCCTGGCGTTATGTGGCTGGTTGACCGGGCGCACGCTGCAGCCGCGCAAGGTGTTGGTGCAGGGTGATCAGCCAGTGGACCTGGAGCCTTACAAGCAGGCCTTTCATGCACCGCTGGTGTTCAACGCGCCGTATGACGCGCTGATCTTCGAGCGGGCGGACATGGAAGCGCCGTTGCCCACCGCCAATGAGGCTATGGCGCTGCTGCACGATCGATTTGCCGGGGAGTACCTGGCGCGGTTTTCCGAGAGCCGGGTGACCCACAAGGCTCGCCAGGTGCTGTGCCGGCTGTTGCCCCAGGGCGAGCCCAAGCGTGAGGTGGTGGCGCAGACGTTGCACTTGTCCCAGCGCACCTTGCAGCGGCGCTTGCAGGAGGAGGGCACCAGCTTCCAGGCTTTGCTCGACGACACCCGCCGCGAGCTGGCCGAGCAGTACCTGGCGCAGCCGAGCATGACCCTACTGGAAATTGCCTACCTGCTGGGGTTCGCCGACCCGAGTAACTTCTTCCGCGCGTTTCGCCGCTGGTTCGATGCCACGCCCGGCGAATACCGGGCGCGGCTGCAGGCTACGTCGGTGAGTGTCAGTGGCGCCAGAACGCCGGAATGCACAGCACCAACACCGTAA
- a CDS encoding imelysin family protein — translation MIRMPLATASLLAIAISLAGCGEGKDKAAAPQAPTPTASTTAPAAAATAGQVDEAAAKAVVAHYADLVFAVYSDSESTAKTLQTAIDTFLANPNDETLKAARTAWIAARVPYLQSEVFRFGNTIIDDWEGQVNAWPLDEGLIDYVDKSYEHALGNPGATANIIANTEIQVGEDKVDVKEITPEKLASLNELGGSEANVATGYHAIEFLLWGQDLNGTGPGAGNRPASDYLQGDGATGGHNERRRTYLRAVTQLLVSDLEEMVGNWKPNVEDNYRATLEAEPATDGLRKMLFGMGSLSLGELAGERMKVSLEANSPEDEHDCFSDNTHNSQFYDAKGIRNVYLGEYTRADGTKLTGASLSSLVAKIDPAADAALKADLAATEAKIQVMVDHANKGEHYDQLIAAGNTAGNQIVRDAIAALVKQTGSIEQAAGKLGIGDLNPDTADHEF, via the coding sequence ATGATTCGTATGCCCCTGGCCACCGCCAGTCTGCTGGCCATCGCCATTTCTCTCGCCGGCTGCGGCGAGGGCAAAGACAAGGCTGCCGCGCCTCAGGCGCCGACGCCAACTGCCAGCACTACCGCTCCAGCGGCTGCCGCTACCGCCGGCCAGGTTGACGAGGCGGCCGCCAAGGCAGTCGTCGCGCATTACGCAGACCTGGTGTTCGCGGTGTACAGCGACTCCGAGTCCACCGCAAAAACCCTGCAGACCGCGATCGACACCTTCCTCGCCAACCCCAACGACGAGACCCTGAAGGCCGCCCGTACCGCCTGGATCGCCGCGCGCGTACCGTACCTGCAGAGCGAAGTGTTCCGCTTCGGCAACACCATCATTGACGATTGGGAAGGTCAGGTGAACGCCTGGCCGCTGGACGAAGGCCTGATCGACTATGTCGACAAGTCCTACGAACACGCCCTCGGCAACCCGGGCGCCACGGCCAATATCATCGCCAACACCGAGATCCAGGTCGGCGAAGACAAGGTCGACGTCAAGGAAATCACCCCGGAAAAACTCGCCAGCCTCAATGAGCTGGGCGGCTCCGAAGCCAACGTCGCCACCGGCTACCACGCCATCGAATTCCTGCTGTGGGGCCAAGACCTGAACGGCACCGGCCCTGGCGCCGGCAACCGTCCAGCGTCGGACTACCTGCAAGGCGACGGCGCCACCGGTGGGCATAACGAGCGTCGCCGCACTTACCTGCGCGCCGTGACCCAACTGCTGGTCAGCGACCTCGAAGAAATGGTCGGCAACTGGAAACCCAACGTCGAAGACAACTACCGCGCCACCCTGGAAGCAGAACCTGCGACCGACGGCCTGCGCAAGATGCTGTTCGGCATGGGCAGCCTGTCCCTGGGTGAACTGGCGGGCGAGCGCATGAAGGTGTCCCTGGAAGCCAACTCGCCGGAAGACGAGCACGACTGCTTCAGCGACAACACCCACAATTCGCAGTTCTACGACGCCAAGGGCATCCGCAACGTCTACCTGGGCGAGTACACCCGCGCCGATGGCACCAAGCTGACCGGCGCCAGCCTGTCGTCCCTGGTGGCCAAGATCGACCCGGCCGCCGATGCAGCCCTCAAGGCTGACCTGGCTGCTACCGAAGCGAAGATCCAGGTCATGGTCGACCACGCCAACAAGGGTGAGCACTACGACCAGTTGATCGCGGCCGGCAACACGGCGGGCAACCAAATCGTGCGCGATGCCATCGCCGCCCTGGTCAAGCAGACCGGCTCCATCGAGCAAGCAGCTGGCAAGCTGGGCATCGGAGACCTGAACCCGGATACCGCTGATCACGAGTTCTGA
- a CDS encoding MFS transporter — MPDTQRPMAVTLQVVSIVLFTFIGYLNIGIPLAVLPGYVHSDLGFGAVIAGLVISVQYLATLLSRPYAGRIIDNRGSKRAVMYGLAGCGLSGVFMLASAALTHLPALSLASLLIGRLVLGSAESLVGSGSIGWGIGRVGAVNTAKVISWNGIASYGALAIGAPLGVLLVSRFGLWSMGASIIALAVLGLLLAWPKVAAPIVVGERLPFMHVLGRVLPHGCGLALGSIGFGTIATFITLYYATRNWDNAVLCLSLFGASFIGARLLFGNLINRIGGFRVAIACLSVETLGLLLLWLAPSAELALAGAALSGFGFSLVFPALGVEAVNLVPASSRGAAVGAYSLFIDLSLGITGPLAGAIAAGFGFASIFLFAALAAFAGLLLSLYLYRQAPKYRDERNAG; from the coding sequence ATGCCAGATACCCAGCGCCCCATGGCGGTCACGCTGCAAGTCGTTTCCATCGTGCTGTTCACCTTTATCGGCTACCTGAATATCGGCATCCCCCTGGCCGTATTGCCGGGCTATGTCCACAGCGACCTGGGCTTTGGCGCCGTGATCGCGGGCCTGGTGATCAGCGTGCAGTACCTGGCCACCCTGCTGAGCCGGCCCTACGCCGGGCGCATCATCGACAACCGCGGCAGCAAGCGCGCGGTGATGTACGGCCTGGCCGGTTGCGGCTTGAGCGGGGTGTTCATGCTGGCATCCGCCGCCCTGACCCACCTGCCGGCCCTGAGCCTGGCCAGCCTGTTGATTGGCCGGCTGGTGCTGGGCAGTGCCGAAAGCCTGGTGGGTTCGGGCTCCATTGGCTGGGGCATCGGCCGGGTCGGCGCGGTGAATACCGCCAAGGTCATCTCCTGGAACGGCATTGCCAGCTATGGCGCCCTGGCGATTGGCGCCCCGCTGGGGGTGCTGCTGGTCAGTCGGTTCGGGCTGTGGAGCATGGGTGCCAGCATTATTGCCCTGGCGGTGCTGGGCCTGTTGCTGGCCTGGCCGAAAGTCGCGGCGCCCATTGTGGTCGGCGAGCGCCTGCCCTTTATGCATGTGCTCGGCCGCGTGCTGCCCCACGGCTGCGGGCTGGCCCTGGGTTCCATCGGTTTTGGCACCATCGCCACGTTTATCACCCTGTATTACGCGACCCGCAACTGGGATAACGCAGTGCTGTGCCTGAGCCTGTTCGGCGCCAGCTTTATCGGGGCGCGGTTGCTGTTCGGCAACCTGATCAACCGGATCGGCGGGTTTCGCGTGGCGATTGCCTGCCTGTCGGTAGAAACCCTCGGCCTGCTGCTGTTGTGGCTGGCCCCGAGCGCCGAGCTGGCCCTGGCGGGCGCGGCCTTGAGCGGTTTCGGGTTTTCCCTGGTGTTCCCGGCGCTGGGGGTTGAAGCGGTCAACCTGGTACCCGCCTCCAGCCGTGGCGCCGCGGTGGGGGCCTATTCGTTGTTTATCGACTTGTCATTGGGTATCACCGGGCCGCTGGCCGGGGCGATTGCGGCGGGTTTCGGCTTTGCCTCGATCTTTTTGTTTGCCGCGCTGGCGGCCTTCGCCGGGCTGCTGCTGAGCCTATATCTGTATCGCCAGGCCCCCAAATACCGCGACGAACGTAACGCCGGCTAG
- a CDS encoding putative bifunctional diguanylate cyclase/phosphodiesterase, translated as MKLELKNSLSVKLLRVVLLSALIVGVALSVAQIVFDAYKTRQAVAGDAQRILDMFRDPSTQAVYSLDREMGMQVIEGLFQDDAVRMASIGHPNEPMLAEKSRDLQQSPSRWLTDVILGRERTFTTPLVGRGPYSEYYGDLSITLDTATYGRGFIVNSGIIFISGVLRALAMGLVLYLVYHWLLTKPLSRIISHLSSINPDRPSEHKIPQLKGHEKNELGLWINTANQLLASIERNTHLRHEAENSLLRMAQYDFLTGLPNRQKLQEQLDKILVDAGRRQRRVAVLCVGLDDFKSVNEQYTYQAGDQLLLALADRLRAHSGRLGALARLGGDQFALVQADIEQPYEAAELAQSILDDLEAEFALDHEQIRLRATIGITLFPEDGDSTEKLLQKAEQTMTLAKSRSRNRYQFYIASVDSEIRRRRELEKDLREALGRNQFHLVYQPQISYADHRVVGVEALIRWQHPEHGLVPPDLFIPLAEQNGTIIPIGEWVLDQACRQLREWHDQGFTELRMAVNLSTVQLHHAELPRVVNNLLQIYRLPPRSLELEVTETGLMEDISTAAQHLLSLRRSGALIAIDDFGTGYSSLSYLKSLPLDKIKIDKSFVQDLLDDDDDATIVRAIIQLGKSLGMQVIAEGVETPEQEAYIISEGCHEGQGYHYSKPLPARELAAYLKQAERNNAAIL; from the coding sequence TTGAAGCTGGAACTCAAAAACAGCTTGTCGGTGAAGTTGCTCCGGGTGGTGCTGTTGTCGGCACTGATAGTGGGCGTGGCACTGAGCGTGGCGCAGATCGTCTTTGATGCCTACAAGACGCGCCAGGCGGTGGCAGGCGATGCCCAGCGCATCCTCGACATGTTTCGCGACCCCTCGACCCAGGCCGTCTACAGCCTGGACCGTGAGATGGGTATGCAAGTCATCGAAGGCCTGTTTCAGGATGATGCGGTGCGCATGGCCTCCATTGGCCATCCCAATGAACCCATGCTCGCCGAAAAAAGCCGGGACTTGCAGCAGTCCCCCAGCCGCTGGCTGACGGACGTGATTCTGGGCCGGGAACGCACCTTTACCACCCCGCTGGTAGGGCGCGGGCCTTATAGCGAGTATTACGGCGACCTGAGCATCACCCTCGACACCGCCACCTATGGCCGGGGCTTTATCGTCAATTCGGGGATCATTTTTATCTCCGGGGTGCTGCGCGCCCTGGCCATGGGCCTGGTGTTGTACCTGGTCTATCACTGGCTGCTGACCAAGCCCCTGTCGCGGATCATCAGCCACCTGAGTTCGATCAATCCCGACCGCCCCAGCGAGCACAAGATCCCGCAACTCAAGGGCCACGAAAAGAATGAACTGGGGCTATGGATCAACACTGCCAACCAGTTGCTGGCGTCTATCGAGCGCAACACCCATTTGCGCCACGAAGCAGAAAACAGCCTGTTGCGCATGGCCCAGTACGACTTTCTTACCGGCCTGCCGAACCGCCAGAAACTGCAGGAACAGCTGGACAAGATCCTGGTCGACGCCGGGCGCCGGCAACGCCGGGTCGCGGTGCTGTGCGTGGGGCTGGATGACTTCAAGAGCGTCAACGAGCAGTACACCTACCAGGCCGGCGACCAGTTGCTGCTGGCCCTGGCCGACCGCTTGCGTGCCCACAGTGGGCGCCTCGGCGCCCTGGCGCGCCTGGGCGGCGACCAGTTCGCCCTGGTCCAGGCCGATATCGAGCAACCCTACGAAGCCGCCGAGCTGGCACAGAGCATCCTCGATGACCTGGAAGCCGAGTTCGCCCTCGACCACGAACAGATCCGCCTGCGCGCCACCATCGGTATCACCTTGTTCCCCGAAGACGGCGACAGCACCGAGAAACTGCTGCAAAAGGCCGAGCAGACCATGACCCTGGCCAAGAGCCGCTCGCGCAATCGCTATCAGTTCTATATCGCCAGTGTCGACAGCGAGATACGCCGTCGCCGCGAACTGGAGAAAGACCTGCGCGAAGCCCTGGGCCGCAACCAGTTTCATCTGGTGTACCAACCGCAGATCAGCTATGCCGATCATCGCGTGGTCGGCGTCGAGGCGCTGATTCGCTGGCAACACCCGGAACACGGCCTGGTGCCACCGGACCTGTTTATCCCGCTGGCGGAACAGAACGGCACCATCATCCCCATTGGCGAGTGGGTGCTGGACCAGGCCTGCCGGCAATTGCGCGAATGGCATGACCAGGGCTTTACCGAGCTGCGCATGGCGGTCAACCTGTCCACGGTGCAACTGCACCACGCCGAACTGCCACGGGTGGTCAACAACCTGCTGCAGATCTATCGCCTGCCGCCGCGCAGCCTGGAACTGGAAGTGACCGAGACCGGCCTGATGGAAGACATCAGCACCGCCGCCCAGCACTTGCTGAGCCTGCGCCGCTCCGGCGCGCTGATTGCCATCGACGATTTCGGTACCGGCTACTCGTCACTGAGTTACCTGAAAAGCCTGCCTCTGGACAAAATCAAGATCGACAAGAGCTTTGTCCAGGACCTGCTGGACGACGACGACGATGCGACCATCGTGCGGGCGATCATCCAGCTGGGCAAAAGCCTGGGCATGCAGGTCATCGCCGAAGGTGTGGAAACACCCGAGCAGGAAGCCTACATCATCAGCGAAGGCTGCCACGAAGGTCAGGGCTATCACTACAGCAAACCCCTGCCCGCCCGTGAGCTGGCGGCCTACCTCAAGCAAGCCGAGCGCAATAACGCCGCCATCCTGTAA
- a CDS encoding DUF962 domain-containing protein: MENVRQFNSFAEFYPYYLSEHGNSTCRRLHFIGTSLVIFILAFAVGKGAWWLLWVLPVAGYSFAWIGHFFFEKNRPATFQHPFYSLLGDFVMYRDMILGKVPF, translated from the coding sequence GTGGAAAATGTCAGACAATTCAATAGCTTCGCCGAGTTCTATCCGTATTACCTGAGCGAACACGGCAACAGCACCTGCCGGCGCCTGCATTTTATCGGCACCAGCCTGGTGATTTTTATTCTCGCCTTCGCCGTCGGCAAAGGTGCCTGGTGGCTGCTGTGGGTGTTGCCGGTGGCCGGCTACAGCTTTGCCTGGATCGGCCACTTCTTCTTTGAAAAGAACCGCCCGGCCACGTTCCAGCATCCGTTCTACAGCCTGCTGGGCGATTTCGTGATGTACCGCGACATGATTCTGGGCAAGGTACCGTTCTAA
- a CDS encoding ACT domain-containing protein produces MAGETALATLLRSMSPQLNAGDYVFCTLADNRLPACEVIGSFREQEGLTVIVERQQAEQAGLAFEYVAAWITLNVHSALEAVGLTAAFATALGRAGISCNVVAGYYHDHLFVGRNDAERAMDVLKQLAAGAE; encoded by the coding sequence ATGGCTGGCGAAACCGCCCTGGCAACCCTACTGCGCAGCATGAGCCCACAGCTCAACGCGGGCGACTATGTGTTCTGCACCCTGGCCGACAACCGCCTGCCCGCCTGCGAAGTGATCGGCAGCTTTCGCGAACAGGAAGGCTTGACGGTGATTGTCGAGCGCCAACAGGCCGAACAGGCCGGCCTGGCCTTTGAGTATGTGGCGGCGTGGATCACCTTGAACGTGCATTCAGCCCTGGAGGCCGTCGGCCTGACCGCCGCCTTCGCCACTGCCCTGGGACGTGCCGGGATCAGTTGCAACGTGGTCGCCGGCTACTACCACGACCATTTGTTTGTCGGCCGCAACGATGCCGAGCGGGCAATGGATGTATTGAAACAACTGGCAGCGGGCGCGGAGTAA